In Nakamurella antarctica, the following are encoded in one genomic region:
- a CDS encoding Gfo/Idh/MocA family protein, translating to MTTATPPPFPRSLPLPRTPDPAAAPPQRWGIMAPGGIAGSFCRALNEHTNQKITAVGSRSLDRATAFAAAHGIDAAHGSYEELVADPNVDVIYVASPHSEHHRHALLAINAGKHVLVEKAFTQNARQAREVVAAAERAGVVVQEAMWTRFLPHIDVVRQLLADGALGEVTTLFADHGQYFAPDPNHRIFNPALAGGALLDLGIYPLSFASFALGNPTSIIASGHKAFTGVDGQVSVILGGPGGSQALVNTTSYAKTPTSASISGTAARIEIPGLFYNPASVSLISRDGSTLTWDANHLTGNSGLCFQAAEVARLIAAGAPHSELLPSTETIQILETVDEIRRQIGVTLPGDNA from the coding sequence ATGACGACAGCAACTCCCCCGCCCTTCCCGCGCTCGCTACCGCTTCCACGTACCCCCGACCCAGCCGCCGCACCACCTCAGCGCTGGGGAATTATGGCGCCCGGAGGAATCGCGGGCAGCTTCTGTCGAGCTCTCAACGAGCACACGAACCAGAAAATTACCGCGGTGGGCTCTCGTTCCCTCGATCGGGCCACCGCTTTCGCGGCAGCGCACGGAATTGACGCCGCGCACGGAAGCTACGAAGAGCTCGTAGCGGATCCAAATGTTGACGTCATCTACGTCGCAAGCCCACACTCCGAACATCATCGGCACGCGCTGCTAGCGATTAATGCGGGAAAGCACGTACTGGTGGAGAAGGCGTTTACGCAAAATGCACGCCAGGCTCGAGAAGTGGTCGCGGCCGCAGAACGTGCTGGCGTTGTGGTTCAGGAAGCCATGTGGACAAGATTCTTGCCGCATATCGACGTGGTGCGGCAATTGCTTGCTGACGGCGCATTGGGTGAGGTCACCACGCTTTTCGCAGACCATGGCCAGTACTTTGCTCCCGACCCCAACCACCGCATATTTAACCCCGCGCTGGCCGGCGGCGCACTGCTGGATTTGGGGATCTACCCACTGTCGTTCGCCTCCTTCGCATTGGGGAACCCCACCAGCATCATCGCGAGCGGCCACAAGGCTTTCACCGGGGTTGATGGTCAAGTATCGGTGATTTTGGGCGGACCGGGTGGAAGCCAGGCACTCGTCAACACCACCTCGTACGCCAAAACGCCTACCTCCGCGTCAATCTCGGGTACCGCAGCACGGATTGAAATCCCCGGCCTGTTCTACAATCCCGCCTCAGTGTCATTGATTTCGCGGGATGGCTCAACGCTCACCTGGGATGCTAACCATCTCACCGGCAATTCCGGCCTGTGCTTTCAGGCAGCAGAAGTTGCCCGACTTATCGCAGCCGGAGCCCCGCACTCAGAATTGCTGCCCTCCACGGAGACCATTCAGATCCTCGAGACCGTTGATGAGATTCGGCGTCAGATCGGGGTCACCCTTCCGGGTGACAACGCTTGA
- a CDS encoding polysaccharide biosynthesis C-terminal domain-containing protein: MSKTVDAEDSQRGSESGSLARGGLASFGGAAISAVMGFALTFVLARGLGEAGSGVVLQATAIFAITVSIGKLGMDSAAIWLMPRLLVDARSEIRSAVNFLFAISAAAGILAGILISLVGPVVIGDSAVESRELGSSLVALGWAVPVAVLVLVALAAIRGLGKLLPYVAIGSIALPAARPIAVLLSLWFAGSALAAVWAWAAPLPFALVGALVLLGVQIRKLTAGTDRGRRKNWPSRERRSQILGFALPRTLSAGLEQSLLWLDLILVGALAGASAAGIYGGASRFIAAGLIVDTALRVVVSPQFSSLLHRGDIPGVQRLYGTAATWLVLFSTPIYIVLAIYAPTILGWLGPGFAAGSHVLVILSVGAVITFAAGNIHSVLLMSGRSGWAAFNKAIVLAVNVAGNLVLVPVMGIEGAALSWAASMMIDACMAAFEVHRFLGVNVDASAVAYGLLVPSMCVGIPAGVFRTFYGSHNWTLALSVALGGVLLAVWCRLDAHKLKLSDLRARPGRG, encoded by the coding sequence GGTTGACGCCGAGGACTCACAGAGAGGTTCTGAGTCCGGAAGTCTTGCACGGGGGGGACTCGCGAGCTTCGGCGGCGCAGCCATCAGCGCTGTGATGGGGTTTGCTCTGACTTTTGTTTTAGCTCGTGGTCTGGGCGAAGCTGGCTCGGGTGTCGTGTTGCAAGCGACGGCGATATTCGCGATCACCGTCAGCATTGGCAAGCTCGGGATGGATTCGGCCGCAATTTGGTTGATGCCGAGGTTGTTGGTCGACGCACGTTCGGAGATTCGTTCCGCGGTCAACTTCCTGTTTGCGATCAGTGCTGCCGCCGGGATTCTGGCGGGAATTTTAATTTCACTCGTGGGTCCGGTAGTTATCGGTGATTCTGCAGTTGAGTCTCGAGAATTAGGCTCTTCGCTGGTTGCCCTGGGCTGGGCAGTTCCAGTTGCAGTGCTTGTCCTGGTAGCTCTGGCCGCAATTCGCGGACTCGGCAAGTTACTGCCGTACGTAGCAATTGGGAGCATCGCGCTTCCGGCGGCGCGTCCAATCGCTGTGCTTCTGAGCCTGTGGTTTGCTGGCTCGGCGTTGGCAGCCGTCTGGGCGTGGGCGGCCCCGTTGCCGTTTGCGCTTGTGGGCGCTCTTGTTCTGCTCGGAGTACAGATCCGCAAGCTCACTGCAGGCACCGATCGCGGCCGCAGAAAGAACTGGCCCAGTCGCGAGCGACGTTCGCAGATCTTAGGTTTCGCTCTGCCGCGGACACTATCCGCGGGGCTGGAGCAATCCCTGCTGTGGCTAGACCTCATCCTGGTAGGCGCGCTAGCGGGGGCGTCGGCGGCTGGCATTTATGGCGGCGCGAGTCGATTCATCGCCGCGGGCTTGATCGTCGACACAGCTTTACGGGTAGTGGTCTCACCGCAGTTCAGCTCTCTGCTTCATCGCGGTGACATCCCCGGCGTGCAAAGGCTTTACGGGACTGCGGCCACGTGGCTTGTGCTCTTCAGTACTCCTATTTACATCGTGCTTGCCATCTACGCGCCGACAATCCTCGGTTGGCTGGGTCCGGGATTCGCGGCTGGCTCACATGTTCTTGTCATCCTGTCGGTGGGCGCAGTAATTACGTTTGCGGCGGGGAATATTCATTCCGTGCTCTTGATGAGTGGCCGCAGTGGCTGGGCGGCTTTCAACAAAGCCATAGTCCTTGCCGTCAATGTTGCTGGCAACCTGGTCCTCGTCCCCGTGATGGGAATCGAGGGGGCGGCGTTGAGCTGGGCGGCAAGCATGATGATTGATGCCTGCATGGCCGCCTTCGAGGTCCACCGTTTTCTGGGAGTCAACGTGGACGCTTCTGCAGTGGCGTACGGGCTGCTCGTGCCCAGTATGTGTGTGGGGATCCCAGCAGGTGTTTTTCGAACCTTTTATGGATCACACAATTGGACGCTGGCTCTGAGCGTCGCTCTCGGCGGGGTGCTTCTAGCAGTGTGGTGCCGTCTGGATGCGCACAAGCTCAAGCTCAGCGATCTCCGGGCGAGGCCAGGACGAGGATAG
- a CDS encoding serine O-acetyltransferase, which yields MNLREDIRVNRGQSKGQFVVVCFRIAHRLRTPLDVRPRIYAIGVGIAYRLLVEWILGVEIPWKTRIGPGLRIFHGVGIVINDRTVIGSNVSIRQNVTLGNKGATGPCPTIGDNVQLGAGCIVIGGITIGDGAVVGAGAVVTKDVPAGATVVGNPARIL from the coding sequence ATGAACCTGCGCGAGGACATCAGAGTTAATCGAGGTCAGAGCAAGGGGCAGTTTGTAGTGGTCTGCTTTCGCATCGCGCATCGTCTGAGGACCCCACTAGATGTGCGACCACGGATCTATGCCATCGGAGTGGGTATTGCCTACAGACTCCTCGTTGAGTGGATCTTGGGTGTCGAGATTCCGTGGAAGACCCGCATTGGCCCCGGACTCCGGATCTTTCATGGGGTGGGCATCGTCATCAACGATCGCACCGTTATTGGTAGCAATGTGTCCATCCGCCAAAACGTCACCCTTGGTAATAAAGGAGCAACCGGTCCCTGCCCCACGATTGGCGACAACGTGCAACTCGGAGCAGGGTGCATTGTGATCGGTGGAATCACCATCGGCGATGGAGCCGTCGTCGGGGCTGGCGCGGTGGTGACGAAAGACGTGCCCGCTGGCGCGACCGTCGTCGGAAATCCTGCGCGCATTCTCTAG
- a CDS encoding VanZ family protein: protein MATARPNSATRELGPAKGTSIVKAAGYRVRWLLMVVAVIAVLCIVLSPNRPAAGAQSHLRAWLDTANKGWLPPFITFELVEFLANVVMFVPIGVLGILVGGRGWPALISGTMFSVLLELFQALLLPGRVGSVVDVAANTMGVLCGVCVVALWRTRFRRPSDSDALRHPDISLGGSEASRPVK, encoded by the coding sequence GTGGCAACTGCTCGCCCCAATTCGGCGACGCGGGAACTCGGTCCGGCGAAAGGTACATCCATCGTGAAGGCTGCTGGTTACCGGGTGAGGTGGCTACTCATGGTGGTGGCGGTGATAGCGGTGCTGTGCATCGTCCTTTCACCCAACCGCCCCGCCGCTGGCGCACAGTCACATCTGCGAGCGTGGCTTGACACCGCCAACAAGGGGTGGCTTCCTCCTTTCATCACCTTTGAGCTCGTCGAATTTCTTGCAAATGTCGTCATGTTCGTACCCATTGGCGTCCTGGGAATACTGGTGGGTGGCCGAGGGTGGCCGGCGCTGATCTCGGGAACGATGTTCTCGGTCCTTCTTGAATTGTTTCAGGCATTGTTGCTTCCGGGGCGTGTGGGCTCGGTTGTTGACGTAGCCGCAAACACGATGGGAGTGCTCTGCGGCGTATGCGTCGTGGCTCTCTGGCGTACGAGGTTTCGACGACCAAGCGATTCAGATGCCCTGCGGCACCCTGACATCTCACTGGGCGGCTCGGAGGCGAGCCGCCCGGTGAAATAA
- a CDS encoding MazG family protein — protein MAASEIPVHLPASPGVAPATGSSSVNVVGTSLLAAVAVMDRLRSAGGCAWDATQTSQSLLRYLVEECFELVQAIEDDDAVAIQEELGDVLLQVLFHSRIAAERPGGFDIDDVAKGLADKLTRRHPHVFAPESGVPLAGDTAVHQQFRWDELKKAEKGRDSALAGVAMAAPATALAGKLGARAAKSSLNVPLPDGDSLAAQIFRLAYEAGANGDDPETAVRALAKAHAERMLAAERTLKAERAPDSESTNRPENATDAAL, from the coding sequence ATGGCTGCCTCGGAAATTCCCGTTCACTTGCCCGCTTCGCCAGGAGTGGCGCCAGCAACCGGCTCCTCTTCTGTGAATGTGGTGGGTACCTCGTTGTTGGCCGCGGTCGCGGTGATGGACCGGCTACGGTCTGCCGGTGGATGCGCCTGGGATGCGACGCAGACAAGCCAATCGTTGTTGCGGTACCTCGTCGAGGAGTGCTTCGAACTCGTCCAGGCAATCGAAGACGATGATGCTGTGGCAATTCAAGAGGAGCTGGGGGACGTGCTCCTGCAAGTGCTGTTTCACTCACGCATCGCTGCCGAGCGCCCGGGTGGATTTGACATCGACGACGTGGCGAAGGGACTTGCCGACAAGCTGACGAGGCGCCATCCGCACGTCTTTGCTCCTGAGAGTGGCGTGCCCTTGGCCGGGGACACGGCCGTGCATCAGCAGTTTCGTTGGGACGAGCTCAAGAAGGCCGAAAAGGGACGCGATTCTGCTCTAGCTGGAGTCGCGATGGCTGCTCCGGCCACAGCTCTAGCTGGCAAGCTTGGTGCAAGAGCAGCAAAGTCATCGCTCAATGTGCCACTGCCGGATGGCGACTCGCTCGCCGCCCAGATATTTCGGCTCGCCTACGAAGCCGGAGCGAACGGTGACGATCCGGAAACGGCTGTCCGCGCGCTCGCCAAGGCTCACGCTGAGCGGATGCTTGCAGCTGAGCGCACGCTCAAGGCTGAGCGTGCGCCCGACTCCGAGAGTACGAACAGACCGGAAAACGCGACTGACGCGGCGCTCTGA
- a CDS encoding fibrinogen-like YCDxxxxGGGW domain-containing protein yields the protein MRLRKFGLASALMAAAVVAQGFFSVSASADAVVADGTSADRAAPSCWDIKQNIPSSVDGPYWLQTPALQAPQRFYCDMTYDGGGWVMIGKGRNDWQDNYLGQGDPADLLTPNRSPAGFGMVQLDSRTVDGLLNKTRVDSLTDGVRVLRAKDPSGSTWQNVTFGWANRDRWVWTVPAGHSTQWFEFDKSGKVNGGATANFGLDSGYLRSTFSYTLSQKWVAGFAYGPSVTTGSNNASTFMWSALANGGSPIPYAEVYVRPKLRAADVSYTAIPDAGTEATAQKAVASSYSLPGSWGVIGRFNGRTAEGNSEVQSFGQIGDVVYVAGNFQFVQKGANATGANKVEQPALAAFNSTTGDFIPTFKPTFNGQVKSVLALPNGKLLAAGEFTIANGQPAKGTVLLEPDTGKSVSYWNLQIENRVSGGALTIRDISISGDYVYLGGAFTHLTGGTRTTAIYSRNAARIQWATGTPDSGWNPEFNGTIMDTDVSPDGTRMYAAGYFTSSKGVPALKAAAVQTVSGAPLATPTWAPVWSSNGANYQQAIRAVNDKVYVGGSEHSIFGFSSTTFAKVNGTTMHGIGGDLQAIDTSGTVVYGGCHCGSWAYQNSLTWPDPGYNWNQADKIQWIGAWDSATGEFIPSFNPPGLSSANAGVWAIFVAKDGTVWSGGDLTGTRTSPTASQWAGGFVRFPLNDHTAPSAPTGLRSTGTTPTTVNLAWSGSTDAAGPVTYEILRNDRVIATTTTLTATVSVVSSADRFFVRAIDASNNRSASSAVLGTPPPPDPQPQPGDPNLIPAGSQWAYRNQAAAPAADWKATSFDDSTWTVGAAPLGFGTTGLLTNIDVPAPTSNRAAVNYFRRSFTVPNASTVQSLTLTTLADDGEVVYVNGSEVARTRVSAGAVGNTTYANASISTTAARATPVVIQVPVELLVNGKNTVAVTTHLNYKSTSNMSFELSAVATYKTPVVPPVVPPVVPPVVPPVVPPVVRRLCRRLCRRLCRRLCRRLCRRLCRRLCRRLCRRLCRRLCRRLIRRKRW from the coding sequence GTGCGATTACGAAAGTTCGGACTAGCAAGTGCTTTGATGGCCGCTGCCGTAGTGGCCCAAGGCTTTTTCTCGGTGTCCGCCTCGGCTGACGCCGTGGTAGCCGACGGGACGAGCGCCGACCGCGCTGCCCCCTCCTGTTGGGACATTAAGCAAAACATCCCGTCGAGTGTTGATGGCCCGTACTGGCTTCAGACCCCGGCACTACAAGCACCACAACGCTTCTACTGCGATATGACTTATGACGGCGGCGGCTGGGTGATGATCGGTAAGGGTCGCAACGACTGGCAGGACAACTACCTGGGCCAGGGCGATCCGGCTGATCTCTTGACACCGAATCGATCCCCCGCAGGCTTCGGCATGGTTCAACTGGATTCCCGGACTGTTGATGGGTTGCTCAACAAAACCCGCGTCGACTCACTCACCGACGGAGTTCGTGTTCTGCGCGCGAAGGACCCGAGCGGCAGTACATGGCAGAACGTGACTTTCGGATGGGCCAATCGGGATCGCTGGGTCTGGACCGTTCCGGCCGGTCACTCCACGCAATGGTTTGAATTTGATAAGAGCGGCAAGGTCAACGGCGGCGCCACAGCCAACTTCGGCCTGGATAGCGGATACCTGAGATCCACCTTCAGCTACACCCTCTCGCAGAAGTGGGTTGCTGGCTTTGCTTACGGCCCTAGCGTCACCACCGGGTCGAATAACGCGAGCACCTTCATGTGGTCGGCGCTCGCAAACGGTGGATCACCCATTCCCTACGCCGAGGTCTACGTTCGCCCGAAACTGCGCGCGGCCGACGTGAGCTACACGGCTATCCCTGACGCAGGCACCGAAGCCACTGCGCAGAAAGCTGTGGCGAGCTCGTACTCGCTGCCAGGGAGTTGGGGCGTCATTGGGCGTTTTAATGGTCGGACGGCAGAGGGCAACTCGGAGGTCCAGTCTTTCGGACAGATCGGCGACGTTGTCTATGTCGCAGGTAACTTCCAGTTTGTTCAAAAGGGAGCCAACGCGACAGGTGCGAACAAAGTAGAGCAACCAGCCCTGGCAGCATTCAACTCCACCACTGGCGATTTCATCCCCACGTTCAAGCCGACCTTCAATGGCCAGGTCAAGTCGGTCCTCGCATTACCCAACGGCAAGCTCCTGGCAGCTGGCGAATTCACTATCGCGAACGGACAGCCCGCGAAGGGCACCGTCCTTTTGGAGCCCGACACGGGAAAATCAGTCAGCTACTGGAATCTCCAGATCGAAAACCGTGTTTCCGGTGGAGCATTGACCATTCGCGACATTTCGATTTCTGGTGATTACGTCTACCTCGGCGGGGCCTTCACCCACCTGACAGGTGGCACACGCACCACGGCGATCTACTCCCGCAATGCCGCCCGCATCCAGTGGGCCACGGGGACGCCGGACAGCGGTTGGAACCCTGAGTTCAACGGAACCATCATGGATACAGATGTGAGCCCCGACGGCACGCGGATGTACGCCGCGGGTTACTTCACCAGCTCGAAGGGGGTGCCCGCACTGAAAGCGGCCGCGGTGCAGACCGTTTCCGGCGCCCCCCTGGCTACCCCCACATGGGCCCCCGTGTGGAGCAGCAATGGAGCCAATTACCAGCAGGCAATCCGCGCGGTCAACGACAAGGTGTACGTCGGAGGGTCAGAACACTCGATCTTCGGCTTCTCATCAACGACCTTCGCCAAGGTCAACGGCACGACCATGCACGGTATCGGCGGTGACTTACAAGCCATCGATACCTCGGGGACTGTCGTTTATGGCGGATGCCACTGCGGAAGTTGGGCCTATCAAAACTCTCTTACCTGGCCAGACCCCGGGTACAACTGGAATCAAGCTGACAAGATCCAGTGGATCGGTGCATGGGACTCCGCCACGGGTGAATTCATCCCCAGCTTCAACCCGCCAGGACTGTCCAGCGCTAACGCAGGTGTGTGGGCGATTTTCGTCGCCAAGGATGGAACCGTTTGGAGTGGCGGCGATCTGACGGGAACTCGCACGAGTCCCACGGCCAGCCAATGGGCTGGTGGCTTCGTGAGATTCCCCTTGAACGACCACACTGCACCAAGCGCACCCACGGGACTTCGCAGCACTGGAACCACACCGACGACCGTGAATCTGGCGTGGTCCGGGTCTACTGATGCGGCAGGCCCAGTCACCTACGAGATCCTCCGCAACGACAGGGTGATCGCCACTACCACCACTTTGACCGCGACCGTTTCCGTAGTGAGCAGCGCAGATCGATTCTTTGTTCGAGCCATCGATGCGAGCAACAATCGCTCTGCCAGCAGCGCGGTGCTCGGAACTCCGCCACCGCCGGACCCTCAACCGCAGCCCGGAGATCCCAATCTCATCCCTGCCGGCTCGCAGTGGGCTTATCGGAATCAAGCAGCTGCCCCCGCAGCTGACTGGAAGGCGACATCTTTCGATGACAGCACGTGGACCGTGGGTGCTGCGCCCTTGGGCTTTGGAACCACCGGATTGCTTACCAACATCGACGTTCCGGCGCCAACCTCAAATCGCGCGGCGGTCAATTACTTCCGACGTTCGTTCACTGTTCCCAACGCATCAACTGTTCAGTCGCTCACGTTGACCACACTGGCTGATGACGGCGAGGTCGTCTACGTCAACGGATCCGAAGTGGCACGTACCAGAGTGTCAGCAGGAGCCGTCGGCAATACGACCTACGCCAACGCCTCGATCTCGACGACGGCCGCACGCGCCACTCCTGTCGTGATCCAGGTTCCTGTGGAACTGCTCGTCAACGGTAAGAACACCGTCGCGGTAACTACGCACCTGAACTACAAGTCCACATCGAACATGAGCTTCGAGCTTTCGGCTGTGGCAACGTACAAGACGCCTGTTGTGCCGCCGGTTGTGCCGCCGGTTGTCCCGCCGGTTGTGCCGCCGGTTGTGCCGCCGGTTGTCCGCCGGTTGTGCCGCCGGTTGTGCCGCCGGTTGTGCCGCCGGTTGTGCCGCCGGTTGTGCCGCCGGTTGTGCCGCCGGTTGTGCCGCCGGTTGTGCCGCCGGTTGTGCCGCCGGTTGTGCCGCCGGTTGATCCGCCGGAAACGGTGGTAA
- a CDS encoding adenylyltransferase/cytidyltransferase family protein, with amino-acid sequence MRIGYAPGVYDLFHIGHLNILKHAKSQCDFLIAGVVSDEMSLLTKGKSPVVPLCERLEIVSSINYVDRAVAEVVPEKLDTWRSVHFDIIFKGDDWRGTTKGAKLEADFAAVGVEVMYFPYTMHTSSSLLRRFIAGSVSHSDHELSTGS; translated from the coding sequence ATGCGCATTGGTTACGCCCCTGGCGTCTACGACTTGTTCCACATTGGTCATCTCAACATCCTCAAGCACGCCAAGAGTCAGTGTGATTTCCTCATCGCTGGGGTCGTATCCGACGAAATGTCGCTACTGACCAAGGGCAAGTCGCCGGTGGTGCCTCTGTGCGAACGCCTCGAAATCGTCAGCAGTATCAATTATGTCGATCGCGCTGTGGCTGAAGTCGTTCCGGAGAAGCTGGACACCTGGCGGTCCGTTCACTTCGATATCATTTTCAAGGGCGATGATTGGCGCGGGACTACTAAGGGCGCCAAGCTCGAAGCGGACTTTGCCGCTGTAGGTGTAGAGGTGATGTATTTTCCCTACACGATGCATACCTCCAGCTCGTTGCTGCGCAGATTTATTGCCGGTTCGGTCTCCCATAGCGATCATGAACTGAGTACCGGAAGCTGA